In one window of Micromonospora cathayae DNA:
- a CDS encoding class I SAM-dependent methyltransferase, with protein sequence MSEISTAFVRLHARLTPVAFVPEVRLHQADEPIGLWELTEGEFRSSQPPPFWAFAWAGGQALARYVLDHPQTVAGRRVLDLASGSGLVAVAAARAGATSVRAVEIDERAVAAVALNAEANGVRVDAELGDVLDEPDAGTAEVVLAGDVFYSAAMANRMLRFLLRATRAGARVLVGDPGRAFLPRERFTELAGYDVPVPPALESVSVRHTTVWELNPGRPRADA encoded by the coding sequence ATGTCCGAGATCTCCACGGCCTTCGTCCGGCTGCACGCCCGGCTCACCCCGGTGGCGTTCGTGCCCGAGGTCCGGCTGCACCAGGCCGACGAGCCGATCGGGCTGTGGGAGCTGACCGAGGGCGAGTTCCGCAGTTCCCAGCCGCCGCCGTTCTGGGCCTTCGCCTGGGCCGGCGGGCAGGCCCTGGCCCGGTACGTGCTGGACCATCCGCAGACCGTCGCCGGCCGGCGGGTGCTCGACCTGGCGTCCGGCTCCGGCCTGGTCGCCGTCGCCGCCGCCCGGGCCGGCGCGACCAGCGTCCGCGCGGTGGAGATCGACGAACGGGCCGTCGCCGCCGTCGCGCTCAACGCCGAGGCCAACGGGGTACGCGTCGACGCCGAACTGGGCGACGTCCTCGACGAACCGGACGCCGGGACGGCCGAGGTGGTGCTCGCCGGGGACGTCTTCTACAGCGCGGCGATGGCCAACCGGATGCTGCGTTTCCTGCTGCGTGCCACCCGGGCCGGGGCGCGGGTGCTGGTCGGCGACCCGGGTCGGGCCTTCCTGCCCCGGGAACGGTTCACCGAGCTGGCCGGGTACGACGTCCCGGTGCCGCCGGCGTTGGAGAGCGTGTCGGTCCGGCACACCACCGTC